A segment of the Longimicrobium sp. genome:
AGGCCACCCGCGCCGCGCTGGCGCAGATGGACGGCAACGAGCCCGCGGTGGCGCTGGTGTTCGACTGCGTGGCCACGCGGCTGCGGCTGGGGCAGGATTTCGGCGCCGAGCTGGCGGCGGTGCAGCACGAGCTGGGCAGCACCCGCATGGCGGGCTTCAACACCTATGGCCAGATCGCGCAGGCGGAGGGCCAGTTCAGCGGCTTCCACAATTGCACGGCCGTCGTTTGCACGATCCCCCGGTAGCCGTGAACGCGGTACCCGCCGGGCTCCTCGACCTGGTCGGCGAGCTCGCCACCGTACAGCGGCGCCCCGAGGCCGCCGCCGCGCTCGCCCGCCTTCTCGGCGGTGAGCGCCTGCTGCTCTTTGCCCCCGATCCCGAGCTGGGCGTCGTCCTTCCCGCGCCCGGCTTTCCGCAGGTGCTGCGGGGTGCCGCGGCATGGCGGGCATTCATCGAGGCGTCCGCGCCGGACGGCGGCTTCGAGGGGACGGTGCCCGGCCCGGACGGGCCGGAGCCGGCGCAGGGCTGCGCGCTCGCGGACGGGACCGCCGCGGTGCTGGTGCGGCCGGCCCCCGGCGCGCCTGGGCCGGGGCTCCTCGCCCCCCTCCTTCCCCTGCTGTCGGCGTTCTTCCAGGCCGAGCGGCAGGTGATCGCCGACGAGGTGCGGCTGCGGGCGGCGCGGGAAGCGGCCGAACGGGAGCGGGCGCTCACGCGGACGCTGCAGGAGCTGCGCGGTCGGCTGGAAGCCGCGCTCGCCGAGGCCGGCGAGGCGCGGGCACAGGCCGGGCAGCGGGCGGAAGAGGCCGAGGCGCTGGCGACGGAGCTGCAGGCGCACACGGAACAGCTCCAGGACCAGGCGGTGGAGCTGGAGGTGCTCAACGACGAGCTCGCGGTGCGCGCCGCACAGGCGGAGCGCGCGGGCGCCGAGGCCGACGAGGCCAACCGGGCCAAGTCGTCGTTCCTGGCCAACATGAGCCACGAGCTCCGCACGCCCATCAACGCCGTGATCGGCTACGCGGAGCTTCTCACCATGGGCGTCACCGGGCCGGTCACGCCCCGGCAGCAGGCGCAGCTGGAACGGATCCGGGTGAGCAGCGCGCACCTGCTCACCCTGATCAACGACATCCTGGACGTGGCCAAGGTCGAGGCCGGGCACATGACGGTGGAGCACACCCGCGAACCCGTGGCCGACGTGGTCGCCGAGGCGGTCGCGCTGATCGGCTTGCAGGCGGAGGCGGGGGCACTCACGCTCCGGGACGAGTGCGGGGCATCGCCCGCCAGCTACGTGGGCGACCGCGACCGGGTGCGCCAGATCGTCGTGAACCTGCTCTCCAACGCGGTGAAGTTCACCCCGGGCGGGGGGCGGGTGACCATCCGCTGCGGCACCACCGACCGGCCGGGAGCGGACGCCCAGCTCGCGGGCGCGGGCCCGTGGACCTACCTGGCGGTGGAGGACACCGGCATCGGCATTCCGGCCGACCAGCTTCCGCGGATCTTCCAGCCCTTCGTCCAGGCCGAGGAGGGGCACACGCGGACCAAGGGCGGAACGGGGCTGGGGCTCACCATCAGCCGGCAATTGGCACGGCTGATGGGGGGCG
Coding sequences within it:
- a CDS encoding sensor histidine kinase → MNAVPAGLLDLVGELATVQRRPEAAAALARLLGGERLLLFAPDPELGVVLPAPGFPQVLRGAAAWRAFIEASAPDGGFEGTVPGPDGPEPAQGCALADGTAAVLVRPAPGAPGPGLLAPLLPLLSAFFQAERQVIADEVRLRAAREAAERERALTRTLQELRGRLEAALAEAGEARAQAGQRAEEAEALATELQAHTEQLQDQAVELEVLNDELAVRAAQAERAGAEADEANRAKSSFLANMSHELRTPINAVIGYAELLTMGVTGPVTPRQQAQLERIRVSSAHLLTLINDILDVAKVEAGHMTVEHTREPVADVVAEAVALIGLQAEAGALTLRDECGASPASYVGDRDRVRQIVVNLLSNAVKFTPGGGRVTIRCGTTDRPGADAQLAGAGPWTYLAVEDTGIGIPADQLPRIFQPFVQAEEGHTRTKGGTGLGLTISRQLARLMGGDLTATSREGQGSRFVLWLPAVTAETGALDGAIRVDAQTA